GTAATCGATGCCAATTAGAAATTGCTCAAATTCAAGAGCGAGATCGAGCGATGGGGCGTCGACAAAGCGATAGGAGTCTCCGCCGTCGTAGAAGATGATCGAAACTCCGCGGGCGATACTGTCATCGGAGATCCATTCCATGACGAGACGTTCACCGACATCCCCGCGATGATCACGGTAGTTCCGTACCAACTCTATGATTGTCGAGGCTTCGCGCTTTAACTTGGCAAATTCAGTCTTTGCTTTTCTACGCGAACCGAAAAAAGCGGTTACGCCTTCGGAAACAAACAGGCCATCGTTGGTTGTGTAAGACTGCGAGTAACCATTACCGCATCCCCGACCGAACGGCGTAAATCTCGAACCCGTTGGGGGGGCCGAGTCGACGAATACCTCAACAGTGACATTCGGCTCGGCTGAAAACGGTTCGTAACCAACCGAAGCCGATAAGCCTATAATAAAAGTAATGATTGCAATTAGAAATCGGAGCGGCCTGGATCGCATAATGTAAACCTCGTATACCGTTTGACGCCCGAGATCGTATTTCGTTGCATTACGTGGTCATGTTAATTAAAGTCGCGAAAATTATTATCGGGTTTTTACTGCTGATCGCGTGCTTTTTCGGGTTTATCGACGCTCGCGACCGCTGGCGGGAAGATCACATACAGGCGAACAAGAGCAGGGGCACCATCGGCATGTCCGAGGCCGAAGTCATCTCGATCCTCGGCGAGCCCACGAGCAGAGCCATGATCGACACCCCCGCCTTTACTGCTGCTACGGCAGCGATACCTGGAAACAATGGGAACCAGGCGACGTCCACTACAGAACCACGGCCCTACTGCATCTTAATAACGTGTCCGGCGGCCGGAGCAACCTCATCCGATTCAACCAAGTTTGTGTTACTATTGCCGCGTTATTCAAAATTCAATTTGGTTCAGCTAGATCGGTTTGCACGTGGGAATTTGTCGTACGAGCAAACCGGTCTTGTTTGATAAAGGAGAAAACATGCAAAAGACTTGTAGGTTCGCAGTATTGGCGGTGATGTGCGCTCTGGCGGTGATCGTTTCAGTGACTGAGGCAAAGTCGCAGCCGTCCGAAGCACAGATCAAGAAGGACGTGATGGGGCCGAAGACGGTTTCGCTGACGCTCGGAGCACCGGGAAAGGTTGAATGGAGCTCGACGTACAATAAATACGTCTGGAGCCGGAACTTTGTCGCAAAGGTAAAGACCGACGACCCTAAGGTCTTTATCGAGGTCAAAGGCTACGCTTCATACGACGTGGTGGGCGGACGATACACCTTTTGGCGAACGTTCACGTCCGGCAATAGCTACGCCGGGATGAAGAATCTGACCGCACCCGAGATACAGAAATTGATCGAAAAATTCGGTACGAAAGGATTTATGGATACCTCGCAATACAGCAAGCTGGTCGGCGAGGTCGAGTCGATCACTTTGGCAAAGGATCCTGCTTTTGAATGGCACACACCGAATTCGACTTCCTTCGACATCGTCGCCGTTTACACCAGAAAGGGAAACGGAAACACGGCCCCCAACGAACACGTCGAAGAAACCTTCCGCGTCCGCCTCTACCGCGACGATGCCAAATCCGACTGGAAAAGCATTCATAGTGTGTGGAAACGCGGGCGTCCACAGCGATAGGACCGCAGGCCTGACCGGTTCTTTGTTCGGTTCGAATTGGCTTGGTAATTCTGCCGGTCTGATATATCATCACGAAACCGCAAAAGGTGGAAGGAGAAAAGCCAGTGAGAAGAATAAATTATATAAAATTTGTCGTCCCTGTTATTTGTTTATTGATCGCCGCCTGTGGTGGCCCGCGTTCGACAATCGATATCAAAAGCGATGGTACTGCTATCCCATTTATTGAAAAAGGGAGCGGGGCTACCGTGCAAAAGGCTCTTTTCTCCGGCTCGGACACCCCTAATCAGGAGCACGCTCTTCGCTGGATAACGATCCGCAATTTCGACTCTGACGGAGCGAAAACAAATCCGCACGGCGATAAGCTGACGGCGCCCGAGCAGGTCAAGATATTTCTCTCGCTTCACGACGAAGCTGGAACGACGGTCGATACTCCGCTCAAGCCCGGGTCATACAAAGGCGCCAAAAGCACTGGGCCGATGAGCTTTGAGCTGATCAACGTTTACGTCTTTCGCGACGGCAAGGAGCAACGCCTCTATTTGTACCCGTCTCAGCAGACCGACCCCGCCACATGCGAGGTAAAGATAATCTCGGTCGAAGGCGACACCGTCAAGGGTGAGATAAACGTCTCAGGCAAACAGGACGGCAAAGAACTCATTGTCAAAGGCCCGTTCACCGCTCAGATCAAGCGGTAAACCACCGGACCGAGGGAGATCGCGGGCTCAGGCACTGCGATCTTCAATATCCACCCGCAGAAAAGGCCGCGAGCATGACGTTCGCGGCCTTCTTACGTTTATGGTGCCATCCGCTCCGGGGATCCGCCCGTTCTCGGAGAGAGCCTTTTTAGTTGACTAACTAAGCCGAACGTAAGTCCGACTGGGTTACATTCCAATACCCATGCCGCCGCCGCCCATACCGGCCATTAGGTCGCCCTTGTCGTCCTGGACATTGGTAAGAATAGTTTTTTTTCGCCTTAAATTGTATACCTTAATTCGGATATGGCAACAGGTCGAGGCCGTCGATGAATCGAAAATCTCGCTGGTTTTTTGTCGCCAGCGGTTCGGAATATGTTATTGCGGTCGCGGCGATCAGGGCGTCGGCGATCAGTAAGCCGTGACTAAGATTGTATTTAGACAGGAGTGTCACCGTGGAGTCCGAAATATCCGACGTAACCGGAAGAATACGGAACCTAAGCAGGAATTTTTCAAGGTCAGCATATTCACGCTTGTTACGGCAGCCGATTATCATCTCCATTTGAGTAACGGCACTAATAGCAAGAGTTGATATGGCTTCTCTAAATCTTAAATATTCGACGGCTTCAGATATTTGGCGCCCGGCGTCTATAAGAATATCGGAATCGACAATTGTGGAAGACATCTAATTTCGCCAGTGTTTCTTACGGATCGATCTTACCCACGCAGAACTGTCACTCATATCGTCTCGATCACGCCACATTCCTATGAATGGTTCCGAAGCCAGATCGCCAGCAGCAGATGACTTCCTGGATTCGCGAAGGTGTTTTGCAAGTCGAGCGACAAAATCCTCGACCTCACGACGAGCATCGATCGGAAGGGCCGCGATCTGTTTTAACATTTCTTCGCTGGTCATACTTTCATTTTCACTTTTCTGGCGTATATGTCAATGGAAAAGGCCCCGGCGAGTTGCCGAGGCCTTTCTAAGTAAAAAGTTAAAAGGTAAAAGGCAAAAGTGCGGAATGGGTTTTCCTTTTTACTTTTGCCTTTTAACTTAACTCTTACATTCCCATACCCATGCCGCCCATGCCGCCGCCGCCCATGCCGGCCATTGGGTCGCCCTTGTCGTCCTGGACGTCGGCGATCATGGCTTCGGTGGTGAGCATCAGGCCTGCGATCGAGGCTGCGTTTTGTAGCGCGGTACGCGTTACTTTGGCAGGATCGATGACGCCGGCTGCGACGAGGTCTTCGTATTTTTCGGTCGCTGCGTTAAAGCCGAAGCTGTCGTCGCCTTCGCGGACTTTGCCGACGACCACTGCGCCTTCCATACCGGCGTTGCCGGCGATCTGGCGGAGCGGCTCTTCGAGGGCACGACGGACGATGCTGACGCCGATCTGTTCGTCGGTGTCCTCGCTTTCGGTGTTGAAGTTGTCGAGAACACGCGATGCGCGGACCAGAGCGACTCCGCCGCCGGCCACGATGCCTTCTTCGACAGCAGCACGGGTTGCGTGCATTGCGTCTTCGACACGTGCTTTCTTTTCCTTCATCTCGGTCTCGGTAGCAGCACCGACCTTGATCACGGCAACACCGCCGACGAGTTTCGCCAGACGTTCCTGCAGTTTTTCACGGTCATAGTCGCTGGACGTGTCTTCGATCTGGTTACGGATGGTTTTGATGCGTCCGTCGATCGCTTCGCCGCTGCCTGCACCTTCGACGATGGTGGTGTTTTCCTTGTCGATGGTAACTTTCTTGGCTTTGCCGAGGTCTTCGAGAGTGATGGTCTCGAGCTTGATGCCGAGATCTTCGCTGATGACCTTGCCGCCCGTGAGGACCGCGATGTCTTCGAGCATTGCCTTGCGGCGATCGCCGAAGCCAGGTGCTTTGACAGCAGCGACGTTCAGCGTGCCGCGGAGCTTATTGACCACGAGGGTCGCAAGTGCTTCACCATCAACGTCTTCCGCAATGATGAGCAGCGGACGGCCCATTTTTGCTACCTGCTCGATGATCGGCAGAAGGTCACGCATGTTCGAGATCTTCTTCTCGTTGATCAGGATGAAAGGCTCGTCGAGGACGGCTTCCATACGGTCAGCGTCGGTCACGAAGTAAGGCGACAGGTAACCGCGGTCAAACTGCATACCTTCCACGACTTCGAGGAGCGTGTCCATCGTTTTCGACTCTTCGACGGTGATAACGCCGTCTTTGCCGACCTTGTCCATCGCTTCAGCGATGATCGTGCCGATAGTCTTGTCGCCGTTAGCCGAAACCGTTCCAACCTGTGCGATCGAATCGCCCGAAACCGGCTTTGCCATATTGTGGATCTCAGCAACTACGGCTGCGACTGCCTTTTCGATACCGCGTTTGAGAGCCATCGGGTTTGCACCGGCGGCAACTGTGCGGACGCCTTCTTTGAAGATCGCCTGTGCCAGAACCGTCGCGGTCGTCGTGCCGTCACCGGCAACGTCACTGGTTTTCGAAGCGACTTCGCGAACCATCTGTGCGCCCATGTTCTCGAGCGTGTCTTTTAATTCGATCTCTTTAGCGACCGTGACACCGTCTTTGGTGATGGTCGGCGAGCCGAATTTTTTGTCGATAACTACGTTGCGGCCCTTCGGTCCCAATGTAACTTTCACTGCGTCCGCGAGCTGATTAACACCACGCAGGATAGCTGCGCGTGATTCTTCTCCGTGTACTACTTGTTTAGCCATGATATTTGTTTCTCCTTCGTCGAAATGATCTTTGATCTTTGACTTTCGATCTTTGATTTTTGACCGGAACCTCGAATTTATTTCAAAGGTCCAAGATCAAAGGTCAAAGATCGCGGCCCTTAGGCCGCAGCTCCCGCGCGTGAAATGATGCCGAGGATCTCGTCTTCGCGCATGATGATGAATTCTTCGCCGTCGAGTTTGATCTCGCTGCCCGAATACTTGCCGAACAGAACGCGGTCGCCGGCTTTGACGTCGAGCGACTGACGCGAACCGTCTTCTTTGTATTTACCTGCACCTGCGGCGATAACTTCGCCTTCCTGCGGCTTTTCCTTTGCCGTGTCAGGAATGTAAAGACCGCCGGCGGTCTGGTTGACGTTGTCTTCGATGCGTTTGATGATCACGCGATCGTGTAGTGGTGTAATGTTTGTAGCCATAACTGTTTACTCCTTTGAAGTTAATAAAAAAGAACTTAAAATAGCGTAGACCGAGGGCAGAGAAAATACTTTTTAGCACTCAGTGTCTATGAGTGCTAGTATATGGATACTTGAGAATTGTGTCAAGTATTTAACGAAAAGTTTAGAAAAGTTGATAACGGTGTTATCAAGTTTGGCGCCTGAGTCTGACAAGCTGGATTATGAGATTGTTAAGAGTAATCGTTGTAGTAGTTCTCGTTGGTATTCTGACTGGGTTTGCGCTTGCTCAAACTCGGGAATCAGATTCTTGTAAAGTCGATTCGGTGGATTTGACGACAAAGGAGGAACTTGGGCTAGGCACATTCAATACCACGGTTGGAAAAGACCTTTCTACAATCGAGCCTTATCGCATCCGCGGTACCAAGCTCTTTTTGGTCGCACGTGTGTTATACACCGATGAATCAATGGAGAATGACGAATCGACGGGAAGCGATGCAGAGTCCATTTCTTTACAACTCTGGATAGTCAACAGTAAGAATGCCACTGCGGCCCGTGAGTCGCGTCCGCCGAAAGCCCAGGGGTTCGCTGAGGCTCAACAGGCAGTTGCAACCTTCAATATCGGTCGAGTGACACTCATCGGCGGAGTCGGGCGCACGAAGCGAGCCTTTCTGATGAAATGTTCTCGGGGAAATCGAACTTCACGTAATTAAAGTAATGAATATTTCTGAGATAAATATTTACCCCATTAAATCGTTAAAGGGAATCACTCTTGATTCAGCGCTTGTGGAGCCGCGCGGCCTGCAGCATGACCGACGGTGGATGCTCACGACGCCGGATGGGATGTTTTTTACGCAGCGGGAATTTCCGCAAATGGCGACGGTTGAGGTCGGGGTTGGGGACGATCTTTATGTGACGGCGGCGGGATTTGGGACGCTGGAGATACCGCTTGAGCCGGAGACGGGCGATAAACAGCAAGTCACGATCTGGGACAGCGTTTGCGAGGGCGAGGTTTATTCGCCGGTGGTAAATGAGTGGTTCAGCGACGTCATCGGCGAGCCGTGCCAGCTTGTCTATATGGGCGACGACTCACGGCGGGATATCAACGAGCGGTTTAACAAGGGCGGGGAAGTCGTGAGTTTTGCGGATGGTTATCCGCTGCTGGTTATCGGCGAGGCTTCGCTCGAAGATCTCAACCAGAAGCTGCGGACGAATGCTAACGGTTCAGGAGCTTTTCATCCGTTAGCCATGAACAGGTTTCGTCCGAATATCGTCGTATCGGACTCGAACGCATTTGCCGAAGATCGTTGGGACCGGATCAGCGTGGGCGATGCCGTGTTTCGAGGGTCAAAACCATGTGCACGCTGCGTCATAACGACGATCGATCAATCGCGAGGGGAATTTGACGGGAAAGAGCCTTTAAAAACGCTTGCTTCATATCGGATGGCAAAGGAAGTGATCCCGGATCGCATCGAAGCATTCGGCATGAGCGAAACCGCCGTGCTGTTTGGCCAGAATCTGGTCGCGGAGACGCCGGGCGTTTCGATCCGTGTTGGCGACGAACTGAAAGTTATCAATTGATCAGCCGTCGACGGCCATGGAGCTTATATGAAGTATAAATACCTGATCTTGACCGTCGTGATCCTGACGATGACGTCACTCGGGTTTTCTCAGGGAAAGGATGAAACCCCGCAGCAGCTCGCGACGAGAGTTTCTAAAGCC
This sequence is a window from Acidobacteriota bacterium. Protein-coding genes within it:
- a CDS encoding type II toxin-antitoxin system VapC family toxin, translated to MSSTIVDSDILIDAGRQISEAVEYLRFREAISTLAISAVTQMEMIIGCRNKREYADLEKFLLRFRILPVTSDISDSTVTLLSKYNLSHGLLIADALIAATAITYSEPLATKNQRDFRFIDGLDLLPYPN
- the groL gene encoding chaperonin GroEL (60 kDa chaperone family; promotes refolding of misfolded polypeptides especially under stressful conditions; forms two stacked rings of heptamers to form a barrel-shaped 14mer; ends can be capped by GroES; misfolded proteins enter the barrel where they are refolded when GroES binds), encoding MAKQVVHGEESRAAILRGVNQLADAVKVTLGPKGRNVVIDKKFGSPTITKDGVTVAKEIELKDTLENMGAQMVREVASKTSDVAGDGTTTATVLAQAIFKEGVRTVAAGANPMALKRGIEKAVAAVVAEIHNMAKPVSGDSIAQVGTVSANGDKTIGTIIAEAMDKVGKDGVITVEESKTMDTLLEVVEGMQFDRGYLSPYFVTDADRMEAVLDEPFILINEKKISNMRDLLPIIEQVAKMGRPLLIIAEDVDGEALATLVVNKLRGTLNVAAVKAPGFGDRRKAMLEDIAVLTGGKVISEDLGIKLETITLEDLGKAKKVTIDKENTTIVEGAGSGEAIDGRIKTIRNQIEDTSSDYDREKLQERLAKLVGGVAVIKVGAATETEMKEKKARVEDAMHATRAAVEEGIVAGGGVALVRASRVLDNFNTESEDTDEQIGVSIVRRALEEPLRQIAGNAGMEGAVVVGKVREGDDSFGFNAATEKYEDLVAAGVIDPAKVTRTALQNAASIAGLMLTTEAMIADVQDDKGDPMAGMGGGGMGGMGMGM
- a CDS encoding co-chaperone GroES; its protein translation is MATNITPLHDRVIIKRIEDNVNQTAGGLYIPDTAKEKPQEGEVIAAGAGKYKEDGSRQSLDVKAGDRVLFGKYSGSEIKLDGEEFIIMREDEILGIISRAGAAA
- a CDS encoding MOSC domain-containing protein translates to MNISEINIYPIKSLKGITLDSALVEPRGLQHDRRWMLTTPDGMFFTQREFPQMATVEVGVGDDLYVTAAGFGTLEIPLEPETGDKQQVTIWDSVCEGEVYSPVVNEWFSDVIGEPCQLVYMGDDSRRDINERFNKGGEVVSFADGYPLLVIGEASLEDLNQKLRTNANGSGAFHPLAMNRFRPNIVVSDSNAFAEDRWDRISVGDAVFRGSKPCARCVITTIDQSRGEFDGKEPLKTLASYRMAKEVIPDRIEAFGMSETAVLFGQNLVAETPGVSIRVGDELKVIN